The following coding sequences are from one Arvicanthis niloticus isolate mArvNil1 chromosome 14, mArvNil1.pat.X, whole genome shotgun sequence window:
- the LOC117719714 gene encoding protocadherin beta-4-like, with amino-acid sequence MEKLERNHLNRQVILFLFMLLGDRVLMVPTRYSVLEESESGSFVAHLAKDLGLGSGELAARSAWVVSDYDKQQLILDPETGDLLLRGKIDREELCGPVDPCVLHFQVFLEKPVQFFQGELLIQDINDNSPEFPDKELHLKILENSQPGTQFSLNLAQDLDVGSNGLQQYTVSPNSHFHVLTRNNSEGKKYPELVQDRALDREEQAELSLTLTALDGGFPPRSGTALVRILIMDINDNAPEFVNSPYEVQVLESSPPNSPVLTVLAQDADAGNFGRVSYGLFQASDEIQKTFSINEVTGEIRLKKELDFEKTESYRVEVEATDGGGLSGKGSVLVEVLDVNDNAPELIISSLASSVPENAPETVVAIIRIRDRDSGENGKMICSISDHVPFILKPSYKNFYTLVTDSPLDRESRAEYNITITVSDMGTPRLTTQHTITVQVSDINDNAPAFTQTSYTMFVHENNSPALHIGTISATDSDSGSNAHITYSLLPSHDQQLSLASLISINADNGQLFLLRALDYEALQSFKFHVAATDEGSPALSSQALVHVQVIDDNDNAPFVLYPLQNASAPCTELLPRAAEPGYLVTKMVAVDCDSGQNAWLSFQLLKATEPGLFSVWAHNGEVRTTRLLSERDVPKHRLLLLVKDNGEPPRSASITLHVVLVDGFSQPYLSLPEVAHDPAQDDGDLLTLYLVIALASVSSLFLLSVLLFIGVRLCRRARAASLGGCSVPEGHFPGHLVDVSGTGTLSQSYQYEVCLTGDSGIGEFKFLKPMVPNLMVQDTGREITENLHCRDSFLFS; translated from the coding sequence atggagaagctggagagaaatCATCTAAACAGGCAAgtgattcttttcctttttatgctGCTTGGGGATCGGGTTCTCATGGTGCCTACTCGGTACTCTGTCTTGGAGGAATCAGAGAGTGGCTCCTTTGTAGCCCACCTGGCCAAGGATCTGGGCCTGGGATCTGGGGAGCTGGCTGCCAGGTCTGCATGGGTGGTGTCTGACTATGACAAACAGCAATTGATTCTGGATCCTGAGACTGGAGATTTGCTTCTGAGGGGGAAAATAGACAGGGAAGAGCTGTGTGGCCCTGTGGATCCCTGTGTCCTGCATTTCCAGGTGTTCCTAGAAAAGCCAGTGCAGTTTTTTCAAGGAGAATTATTGATCCAGGATATAAATGACAACTCGCCAGAATTCCCAGATAAAGAATTACACTTGAAAATACTGGAAAACAGCCAGCCAGGAACACAGTTTTCATTGAACTTAGCCCAGGATTTGGATGTGGGCAGCAATGGGCTTCAACAATACACAGTCAGCCCCAACTCTCATTTTCATGTCCTCACTCGAAATAACAGTGAAGGCAAGAAATACCCAGAGTTGGTGCAGGACAGAGCCCTGGACAGAGAGGAGCAGGCAGAGCTGAGCTTAACCCTCACAGCTCTGGATGGTGGGTTTCCACCGAGGTCAGGAACAGCCCTGGTTCGAATCCTGATCATGGACATCAATGACAATGCTCCTGAGTTTGTGAACAGTCCCTATGAGGTGCAGGTCCTAGAGAGCAGTCCCCCCAACTCCCCAGTCCTGACTGTCTTAGCACAGGATGCAGATGCTGGCAACTTTGGAAGAGTTTCCTATGGCTTGTTCCAAGCATCAGATGAAATCCAGAAAACTTTCTCGATAAACGAAGTCACAGGAGAAATACGACTGAAAAAGGAATTAGATTTTGAAAAAACTGAATCTTATCGTGTAGAAGTTGAGGCCACGGATGGAGGAGGGCTTTCTGGAAAGGGCTCTGTATTGGTCGAGGTGTTGGATGTGAACGACAACGCCCCAGAGCTGATCATATCTTCACTGGCAAGCTCAGTCCCAGAAAATGCTCCAGAAACTGTGGTTGCTATCATTCGAATACGGGATAGAGATTCAGGAGAGAACGGGAAGATGATTTGTTCTATTTCAGATCATGTGCCATTCATTTTAAAACCCTCTTACAAGAATTTCTACACTCTGGTGACAGACAGCCCTctggacagagagagcagagctgagTACAACATCACCATCACTGTCTCAGACATGGGCACACCCAGGCTCACAACCCAGCACACCATAACAGTGCAGGTGTCCGACATCAACGACAACGCCCCCGCCTTCACCCAAACCTCCTACACCATGTTCGTCCATGAGAACAACAGCCCTGCCCTGCACATAGGCACCATCAGTGCCACAGACTCAGACTCAGGCTCCAATGCCCACATCACCTACTCGCTGCTGCCGTCCCATGACCAGCAGCTGTCTCTCGCCTCGCTCATCTCCATTAATGCTGACAATGGGCAGCTGTTCCTGCTCAGGGCGCTAGACTATGAAGCCCTGCAGTCTTTCAAGTTCCACGTGGCTGCCACAGATGAAGGCTCGCCTGCACTCAGCAGCCAGGCTCTGGTGCATGTGCAGGTAATCGATGACAATGACAATGCTCCCTTTGTGCTCTACCCATTGCAGAATGCCTCAGCACCCTGCACCGAACTACtgcccagagcagcagagcctgGCTACCTGGTCACCAAGATGGTGGCTGTGGACTGCGACTCTGGCCAGAATGCCTGGCTGTCGTTCCAGCTGCTCAAGGCCACAGAGCCGGGGTTGTTCAGTGTGTGGGCGCACAATGGCGAGGTGCGTACAACTAGGCTGCTAAGTGAGCGAGATGTGCCCAAgcacaggctgctgctgctggtcaaGGACAATGGAGAGCCTCCACGTTCTGCCAGCATCACATTGCACGTGGTGCTAGTGGATGGCTTCTCGCAGCCCTATCTGTCACTGCCTGAGGTGGCTCACGACCCTGCGCAGGATGATGGCGACTTGCTCACCCTCTACCTGGTCATTGCCTTGgcctctgtgtcttctctctttttgttgtctgtgCTGCTGTTCATAGGGGTAAGGCTGTGCAGGAGGGCGAGGGCAGCCTCCCTGGGTGGCTGCTCTGTGCCTGAGGGCCACTTTCCTGGCCACCTGGTGGATGTTAGCGGAACTGGTACTCTGTCTCAGAGCTACCAGTATGAGGTGTGTCTAACAGGAGACTCTGGGATTGGTGAGTTCAAATTCCTCAAACCCATGGTCCCCAACCTAATGGTTCAGGATACTGGGAGAGAAATTACGGAAAATCTTCACTGCAGGGATAGTTTCTTATTCAGCTAA
- the LOC117719716 gene encoding protocadherin beta-6-like, whose translation METALTKTAQQRQVVFLTMLLLLWESGSEAIRYSVPEETESGYLVANLAKDLRLRVGELATRGAGIHHRENKELLQLDAEKGNLFLKEKLDREVLCGATEPCVLHFQIILKNPVQFFQTELQLTDINDHSPEFLDTEMLLTIPESAQPGTVFPLKAAQDPDIGSNAVQNYTVSSNLHFHVVTNSRSDGRKYPELVLDRALDREEQPELTLILTALDGGAPHRSGTTTVRIEVVDINDNAPQFVQSLYEVQIPENIPLDALVVTVSARDLDAGIYGNIAYSLFQGDGDSQPFVIDEITGEIRLSKKLDFEVTPYYNMEIAAKDGGGLSGKCIVAVQVLDVNDNAPELAISTLSSPIPENSPETVVAVFGIFDPDSGDNGRMVCSIQNELPFLLKSTFENYYTLATERPLDRESKAEYNITITVSDMGTPRLTTQHTITVQVSDINDNAPAFTQTSYTLFVHENNSPALHIGTISAIDSDSGSNAHITYSLLPSQDPLLALASLISINAENGQLFALRALDYEALQAFEFRVGATDGGSPTLSSQALVRVVVLDDNDNAPFVLYPLQNASAPCTELVPRAAEPGYLVTKVVAVDSDSGQNAWLSFQLLKATEPGLFIVWAHNGEVRTTRLLSERDVPNHRLLLLVKDNGEPQRSASVTLQVLLVDGFSQPYLPLPEVALDPTQDEDNLTLYLVIALASVSSLFLFSVLLFVGVRLCRRARAASLGGCSVPEGHFPGHLVDVSGMGTLSQSYQYEVCLMGESGTTDFKFLKPSIPNSLISDNYMLSS comes from the coding sequence ATGGAGACAGCGCTAACAAAAACGGCACAGCAAAGGCAAGTTGTTTTTCTTACTATGTTGTTGCTTTTGTGGGAGTCTGGTTCTGAGGCAATTAGATACTCTGTGCCAGAAGAAACAGAGAGTGGCTACTTGGTGGCAAACCTAGCAAAAGATCTGAGGCTCAGGGTCGGAGAACTGGCCACTAGAGGGGCAGGAATCCatcacagagaaaacaaagagcTCTTGCAGCTGGATGCAGAGAAAGGAAATCTGTTCCTGAAGGAAAAACTAGACCGTGAGGTGCTGTGCGGGGCGACAGAGCCCTGTGTGCTGCACTTCCAGATCATACTGAAAAACCCTGTGCAGTTCTTCCAAACTGAACTGCAGCTCACAGATATAAACGACCACTCTCCAGAGTTCCTTGACACAGAAATGCTTTTAACAATCCCTGAGAGTGCCCAGCCAGGGACTGTGTTTCCTCTGAAGGCAGCTCAGGACCCTGACATAGGGAGCAACGCTGTTCAGAACTACACAGTCAGTTCCAACCTTCATTTCCATGTCGTTACTAACAGTCGCTCAGATGGCAGGAAATACCCAGAGCTGGTGCTGGACAGAGCCCTGGACAGGGAGGAGCAGCCTGAGCTCACTTTAATCCTCACTGCTCTGGATGGGGGTGCTCCACACAGATCTGGGACTACCACGGTTCGAATTGAAGTCGTGGACATCAACGATAATGCTCCCCAGTTTGTACAATCGCTCTATGAGGTGCAGATTCCTGAGAATATCCCCCTTGATGCCTTAGTTGTCACGGTCTCTGCCAGGGATTTAGATGCTGGAATATATGGAAATATAGCCTACTCTCTGTTTCAAGGTGATGGAGATTCTCAACCATTTGTAATAGATGAAATCACAGGAGAAATCCGCCTAAGCAAAAAGTTGGATTTTGAGGTAACTCCATACTATAATATGGAAATCGCAGCCAAGGATGGAGGGGGCCTTTCAGGAAAATGTATTGTGGCTGTACAGGTGTTGGATGTGAATGATAACGCCCCAGAGTTGGCCATCTCCACGCTCTCAAGCCCTATCCCTGAAAACTCCCCAGAGACTGTAGTTGCTGTTTTTGGTATTTTTGATCCAGATTCCGGGGACAATGGAAGGATGGTGTGCTCTATTCAGAATGAActtccatttcttttaaagtCCACATTTGAGAACTATTATACTTTAGCGACAGAGAGGCCACTGGACAGAGAGAGCAAAGCTGAGTACAACATCACCATCACTGTCTCAGACATGGGCACACCCAGGCTCACAACCCAGCACACCATAACAGTGCAGGTCTCTGACATCAACGATAACGCTCCTGCCTTCACCCAAACCTCCTACACCCTGTTTGTCCACGAGAACAACAGCCCTGCCCTGCACATAGGCACCATTAGTGCCATAGACTCAGACTCAGGCTCCAATGCCCACATCACCTACTCGTTGCTGCCATCCCAAGACCCGCTACTGGCTCTCGCCTCGCTCATCTCCATTAATGCTGAAAATGGGCAACTGTTTGCGCTCAGGGCATTAGACTATGAGGCCCTGCAGGCCTTTGAGTTCCGCGTGGGAGCCACAGATGGAGGCTCGCCCACGCTCAGCAGCCAGGCTCTGGTGCGCGTGGTGGTGCTGGATGACAATGACAATGCGCCCTTCGTGCTCTACCCACTTCAGAACGCCTCTGCACCCTGCACTGAGCTGGTGCCCAGGGCGGCAGAGCCTGGATACCTGGTCACCAAGGTGGTGGCAGTGGACTCTGACTCTGGCCAGAACGCCTGGCTGTCGTTCCAGCTGCTCAAGGCCACAGAGCCCGGGCTGTTTATAGTGTGGGCGCACAATGGCGAGGTGCGCACCACCAGGCTACTGAGTGAGCGCGATGTACCCAATCACAGGCTGTTGTTACTGGTCAAGGACAATGGAGAGCCTCAGCGCTCTGCCAGTGTCACTCTGCAGGTGCTGCTGGTGGATGGCTTCTCTCAGCCTTACCTTCCTCTGCCAGAGGTGGCGCTGGATCCTACACAGGACGAAGATAATCTCACATTGTATCTTGTCATTGCCTTGGCatctgtgtcttctctcttcctcttttctgtgcTGCTGTTTGTGGGGGTGAGACTGTGCAGGAGGGCCAGGGCGGCCTCTCTGGGAGGCTGCTCTGTGCCTGAGGGACACTTTCCTGGCCACTTAGTGGACGTCAGCGGTATGGGAACACTGTCCCAGAGCTACCAGTATGAGGTGTGTCTGATGGGAGAATCTGGGACAACAGATTTTAAGTTCCTGAAGCCCAGCATTCCCAACAGTCTGATTTCAGACAATTATATGTTGAGTagttaa
- the LOC117719715 gene encoding LOW QUALITY PROTEIN: protocadherin beta-3-like (The sequence of the model RefSeq protein was modified relative to this genomic sequence to represent the inferred CDS: deleted 1 base in 1 codon) codes for MEAREERFLKQRQVLLLFVFLGGSLAGSGSKRYSVAEEKERGFVIANLEKDLGLSVEELAKRRAQAISKGNIQYFQLSHQTGDLLLVERLDREELCGSTEPCVLHFQILLHNPLQFITNELEVIDVNDHAPEFFENAMQLKVLESSPPGTVIPLGNAVDLDVGRNGLQNYTIFPKSHFRVHTRHRRDGRKYPELVLDRALDREEQPELSLTLTALDGGSPPRSGTTQVHILVLDINDNAPEFTQSLYEVQILEKSPVGSVITTVSASDLDMENFGAISYEFFHASEEILKTFQLNPTTGNIQLLKGLDYETINTYEVDIEAKDGGGLSGKCTVIVQVLDVNDNPPELTLSSVNSLIPENSAETVVAVFSVSDSDSGDNGRVICFIQNDLPFILKPSVENFYTLASEGVLDRESRAEYNITITVSDLGTPRLTTQHTITVQVSDINDNAPVFTQTSYTMFIRENNSPALHIGTISATDSDSGSNALITYSLLPPHDPHLALDSLVSINSDNGQLFALRALDYETLQAFEFRVGATDRGSPALSSQALVRVVVLDDNDNSPFVLYPLQNASAPCTELLPRAAEPGYLVTKVVAVDRDSGQNAWLSFQLLKATEPGLFSVWAHNGEVRTTRLLSERDVPKHRLLLLVKDNGDPPRSASVTLNVLLVDGFSQPYLPLPEVARDSMQNDVDLLTLYLVIALASVSSLFLLSVVLFVGVRLCRRARAASMSGCSVSEGHFPGHLVDVGGMGTLSQSYQYEVCLTGDSRTGEFKFLNPVVPNLFLEESEEVEESPYCRSSFVVS; via the exons atggaggccagagaagaacGCTTTCTTAAACAAAGGCAAGTcttgcttctctttgtttttctgggtgGGTCTCTTGCTGGGTCCGGGTCTAAGCGCTATTCTGTGGCCGAGGAAAAAGAGAGGGGCTTTGTAATAGCCAATCTAGAGAAGGATCTGGGGCTTAGTGTAGAAGAACTGGCTAAAAGGAGAGCTCAAGCTATCTCCAAAGGGAACATACAGTATTTTCAGCTCAGTCATCAGACTGGAGATTTGCTCTTGGTTGAGAGATTGGACAGGGAGGAGCTTTGCGGCTCGACAGAGCCTTGTGTGCTGCACTTTCAGATATTGCTGCATAATCCTTTGCAGTTTATTACAAATGAGCTCGAGGTCATAGATGTAAATGACCATGCCCCGGAGTTCTTTGAAAACGCAATGCAGCTGAAAGTCCTAGAAAGCTCCCCGCCTGGGACAGTGATTCCTTTGGGAAATGCTGTAGACTTGGATGTGGGAAGAAACGGACTCCAGAACTACACGATCTTTCCCAAGTCACATTTTCGTGTTCACACCCGTCATCGTAGAGATGGAAGAAAGTATCCAGAGCTAGTTCTAGACAGAGCTCTGGATCGGGAAGAGCAGCCGGAGCTCAGCTTAACTCTCACAGCGCTGGATGGAGGATCCCCGCCTCGTTCTGGAACTACCCAGGTCCACATCCTGGTCTTAGACATCAATGATAATGCCCCAGAGTTTACACAGTCACTCTATGAGGTTCAAATTTTAGAGAAAAGCCCTGTTGGCTCTGTCATTAccactgtctctgcttctgacttAGATATGGAAAATTTTGGTGCGATATCATACGAATTTTTTCATGCTTCTGAAGAAATTCTCAAAACGTTTCAACTAAACCCCACTACTGGTAATATACAACTACTTAAGGGTTTGGATTATGAAACAATTAATACTTATGAGGTTGACATAGAGGCCAAGGATGGTGGAGGCCTTTCAGGGAAATGCACAGTTATAGTTCAGGTACTTGATGTGAACGATAACCCACCAGAACTGACACTGTCATCAGTTAACAGTCTTATCCCCGAGAATTCGGCAGAGACTGTGGTGGCTGTATTCAGTGTTTCCGATTCAGACTCTGGAGATAATGGAAGAGTGATATGTTTCATCCAGAACGATCTCCCCTTCATCCTGAAGCCGTCTGTAGAGAACTTCTATACTCTAGCATCTGAAGGAGTTttggacagagagagcagagctgagTACAACATCACCATCACGGTCTCAGACCTGGGCACACCCAGACTCACAACCCAGCACACCATAACAGTGCAGGTGTCTGACATCAACGACAACGCCCCTGTCTTCACCCAAACCTCCTACACCATGTTCATCCGCGAGAACAACAGCCCTGCCCTGCACATAGGCACCATCAGTGCCACAGACTCAGACTCAGGCTCCAATGCCCTCATCACCTACTCGCTGCTGCCGCCTCACGACCCACATCTGGCCCTCGACTCGCTGGTCTCCATCAACTCCGACAACGGACAGTTGTTTGCGCTCAGGGCACTGGACTATGAGACCCTGCAGGCTTTCGAGTTCCGCGTGGGCGCCACGGACCGAGGCTCACCCGCGCTCAGCAGCCAGGCTCTGGTGCGTGTGGTGGTGCTGGATGACAATGACAATTCGCCCTTTGTACTCTACCCGCTGCAGAACGCCTCTGCGCCCTGCACTGAGCTGCTGCCCAGGGCTGCGGAACCTGGCTACCTGGTCACCAAGGTGGTGGCAGTGGACCGCGACTCTGGCCAGAATGCCTGGCTGTCGTTCCAGCTGCTCAAGGCCACGGAGCCCGGGCTGTTCAGTGTATGGGCACACAATGGCGAAGTGCGCACCACCAGGCTACTGAGTGAGCGCGATGTGCCCAAGCACAGGCTACTGCTGCTGGTCAAGGACAATGGTGATCCTCCACGCTCTGCCAGTGTCACTCTTAATGTGCTGCTGGTAGACGGCTTCTCTCAACCCTATCTGCCCTTGCCTGAAGTGGCGCGAGACTCCATGCAAAACGACGTGGACTTGCTCACATTGTACTTAGTCATCGCCTTGGCATCTGTGTCTTCGCTCTTCCTCTTGTCTGTGGTGCTGTTTGTTGGGGTGAGACTGTGCAGGAGGGCCAGGGCAGCTTCTATGAGTGGCTGCTCTGTGTCTGAGGGACACTTTCCTGGCCACCTGGTAGACGTCGGCGGTATGGGGACCCTGTCTCAGAGCTACCAGTATGAGGTGTGTCTGACAGGAGATTCTAGGACCGGTGAGTTCAAATTCCTGAATCCAGTGGTTCCAAACCTGTTTCTGGAAGAATCTGAG GAAGTTGAGGAAAGTCCCTACTGTAGGAGTAGCTTTGTAGTCAGCTAA
- the LOC117719717 gene encoding protocadherin beta-2-like → MEAGEEMEQILKKRQVLLFFVLLGIAQAGSTIRRYSVEEEAEYGFFVANLLKDLGLEVEELAARGPQVISKGKKLNLEFNRQTGDLLLKEKLDREELCGPAEPCVVPFQVLLGNPLQIFQAELQIRDINDHSPIFLDKEIILKISESTASGATFLIERAQDLDVGSNSLQTYTISPNVYFHLNLQDSPDGTVFPQLVLDKVLDREERSEIRLILTAIDGGNPPRSGTVQILIEVLDINDNAPAFSKLRYEVQVPENSPVGSRVATVFARDLDIGDHGQIAYSISQASEDIRKTFRMNATSGEILLVKTLDFESIQTYTVYVQATDGGGLSGSSVVFVQVMDLNDNPPELTMSTFTNHIPENAPETVIAVFSVADPDSGDNGKMVCSIQEHLPFILKPSVENFYTLMTNTALDRETRSQYNITITVSDLGTPRLTTQHTITVQVSDVNDNAPAFTQTSYTMLIRENNSPALHIGTISATDSDSGSNAHITYSLLLPHDPQLALDSLVSINSDNGQLFALRALDYETLQAFEFRVGATDRGSPALSSQALVRVVVLDDNDNSPFVLYPLQNASAPCTELLPRAAEPGYLVTKVVAVDRDSGQNAWLSFQLLKATEPGLFSLWAHNGEVRTTRLLNERDVPKHRLLLLVKDNGDPPRSASVTLQVLLVDGFSQPYLPLPEVARDSSQDEDMLTLYLVIALASVSSLFLLSVLLFVGVRLCRRARTTSLGDCSMPEGHFPGHLVDVGGAGTLSHSYQYEVCLNGDTGTPDFKFLKPIIPNFLLQNSERENDTNPSYRNSFEFS, encoded by the coding sequence ATGGAGGCTGGAGAAGAAATGGAGCAAATCCTGAAAAAAAGGCAAGTCCTCCTGTTCTTTGTTTTGCTGGGCATAGCTCAGGCTGGGTCCACAATTAGGCGCTATTCagtggaggaggaagcagaataCGGTTTTTTTGTGGCAAATTTGTTAAAGGACCTGGGGCTGGAGGTAGAGGAACTCGCTGCGCGGGGACCGCAAGTCATTTCCAAAGggaaaaaattgaacttagaattcaATAGGCAAACAGGAGATTTGTTGTTAAAGGAGAAACTGGACCGGGAGGAGCTGTGTGGCCCTGCTGAACCCTGTGTAGTACCTTTCCAGGTGTTACTGGGAAATCCTTTGCAGATTTTTCAGGCTGAGCTACAGATTAGGGACATAAATGATCATTCTCCCATTTTTCTGGACaaagaaatcattttgaaaatttcAGAAAGTACTGCTTCCGGTGCCACTTTCCTAATAGAACGTGCTCAAGACTTAGATGTAGGAAGCAACAGTCTCCAAACTTACACAATCAGCCCCAATGTCTATTTCCATCTTAATCTACAAGACAGTCCTGATGGCACAGTATTTCCACAGCTGGTTCTGGACAAAGTTCTGGATAGGGAGGAACGATCTGAAATCAGATTAATACTCACAGCGATAGATGGTGGGAATCCACCCAGGTCTGGCACAGTCCAAATCCTTATTGAAGTCTTAGACATCAATGACAATGCCCCCGCGTTTTCAAAGCTTCGCTATGAGGTTCAGGTTCCAGAGAACAGTCCTGTTGGATCCCGGGTTGCTACTGTCTTTGCTAGGGATTTAGACATTGGGGACCATGGACAAATAGCTTATTCGATTTCTCAAGCCTCTGAAGACATTCGGAAAACGTTTCGAATGAATGCAACATCCGGAGAAATCCTTTTAGTAAAGACACTGGATTTTGAATCCATCCAGACGTATACAGTATATGTTCAGGCTACAGATGGTGGGGGACTTTCTGGAAGCAGCGTGGTGTTTGTTCAAGTAATGGATTTGAATGATAACCCTCCAGAACTGACTATGTCCACATTTACCAATCACATCCCAGAAAACGCCCCGGAAACTGTAATTGCTGTGTTCAGTGTTGCAGATCCTGACTCTGGAGACAATGGAAAAATGGTTTGCTCCATCCAAGAACATCTTCCTTTTATTCTAAAACCCTCAGTTGAGAACTTTTACACGCTTATGACAAACACAGCTCTGGATCGAGAGACCAGATCACAATACAACATCACCATCACTGTCTCAGACCTGGGCACACCCAGGCTCACAACCCAGCACACCATAACAGTACAGGTGTCTGACGTCAACGACAATGCTCCCGCCTTCACCCAAACCTCCTACACCATGCTCATCCGCGAGAACAACAGCCCTGCCCTGCACATAGGCACCATCAGTGCCACAGACTCAGACTCTGGCTCCAATGCCCACATCACCTACTCGTTGCTGCTGCCCCACGACCCACAGCTGGCCCTCGACTCGCTGGTCTCCATCAACTCCGACAACGGACAGTTGTTTGCGCTCAGGGCACTGGACTATGAGACCCTGCAGGCTTTCGAGTTCCGCGTGGGCGCCACGGACCGAGGCTCACCCGCGCTCAGCAGCCAGGCTCTGGTGCGTGTGGTGGTGCTGGATGACAATGACAATTCGCCCTTCGTGCTCTACCCGCTGCAGAACGCCTCTGCGCCCTGCACTGAGCTGCTGCCCAGGGCTGCGGAACCTGGCTACCTGGTCACCAAGGTGGTGGCAGTGGACCGCGACTCTGGCCAAAATGCCTGGCTGTCATTCCAGTTGCTCAAAGCCACGGAACCCGGGCTGTTCAGCCTGTGGGCTCACAATGGCGAGGTGCGCACCACCAGGCTGCTGAACGAGCGCGATGTGCCCAAGCACAGGCTACTGCTGCTGGTCAAGGACAATGGTGATCCTCCGCGCTCTGCCAGCGTCACGCTGCAGGTGCTGCTGGTGGATGGCTTCTCTCAGCCCTACCTGCCTCTACCAGAGGTGGCACGCGACTCTTCGCAGGATGAGGACATGCTAACACTCTACCTGGTCATCGCCTTGgcctctgtgtcttctctcttcctcctgtctgtACTGCTGTTCGTGGGGGTGAGGTTGTGCAGGAGAGCCAGAACCACCTCGCTGGGTGACTGCTCTATGCCTGAAGGCCACTTTCCTGGCCACCTAGTGGATGTTGGCGGCGCGGGGACCTTATCCCACAGTTACCAATATGAGGTGTGCTTGAATGGAGATACTGGGACCCCAGATTTCAAGTTCTTGAAACCAATTATCCCCAATTTTCTTCttcagaattcagagagagagaatgatacaAACCCTAGTTACAGGAATAGTTTTGAATTCAGTTAA